The following coding sequences lie in one Paraburkholderia largidicola genomic window:
- a CDS encoding methyl-accepting chemotaxis protein — translation MKLRNLNVSTRLLAGFGLLTGLLLAVAMIGFYGLWALNGKLDEIARVNGTQARLANELRASIQDRAIAMRNVVLYTTAADRRTEAERIAKQGELYADAYQKLDRMFAEEAGTDPRERSLMAALKQEESAAVPPMSKVVELSLANDTIAATQLLLERARPTQRTWLARAVELADFEDESNLIAQQDAIATYARIRVLIAVIVVAAIALALVTATLITRSILRQLGGEPRTAQEIAAQIAQGNLAVKVDLANSDADSLMGSLDTMRLRLTSIVGDIKKSAESISVAASEIAQGNTDLSQRTEEQAASLEETAASMEELTSTVRQNTENARQGSTLASNASQTATTGGDVVRKVVATMDDISSSSSRVSEIISVIEGIAFQTNILALNAAVEAARAGEEGRGFAVVAGEVRTLAQRSAAAAKEIKALIETSAAHVSTGSTLVHDAGETMNDVVRSVKRVTDIMSEIAAASTEQSTGIEQVNTAVAQMDQVTQQNAALVEQATAAAQAMADQAASLKAAVAMFRLDGGQRATDATPLPARAVAVKKAGVQREPAGQSRAEVDWQTF, via the coding sequence ATGAAGCTGCGCAACCTGAATGTCTCGACCCGCCTGCTTGCCGGATTCGGCTTGTTGACGGGCTTGCTGCTCGCTGTGGCGATGATCGGTTTTTACGGCCTATGGGCGTTGAACGGCAAGCTCGATGAGATTGCGCGCGTCAACGGTACCCAGGCGCGTCTCGCCAATGAGCTTCGCGCATCAATACAGGACCGCGCGATTGCGATGCGCAACGTCGTGCTTTACACGACTGCCGCAGACCGGCGGACCGAAGCCGAACGGATCGCGAAGCAGGGCGAACTTTATGCGGACGCTTATCAGAAGCTCGACCGTATGTTCGCGGAAGAGGCTGGAACCGACCCGCGCGAGCGTTCGCTAATGGCCGCGCTCAAGCAGGAAGAGTCCGCCGCCGTGCCGCCGATGAGCAAGGTGGTCGAACTCAGTCTCGCGAACGACACGATCGCCGCGACGCAGTTGCTGCTCGAACGCGCGAGGCCGACGCAACGCACCTGGCTTGCGCGCGCGGTGGAGCTGGCGGACTTCGAAGACGAGTCGAATCTCATCGCGCAGCAGGATGCCATCGCGACCTACGCGCGGATTCGCGTGCTGATCGCGGTGATCGTGGTGGCGGCGATTGCGCTCGCGCTCGTCACGGCAACGCTGATTACCCGCAGCATCTTGCGACAGCTGGGCGGCGAGCCGCGCACCGCACAGGAGATCGCCGCGCAGATTGCGCAGGGCAATCTCGCCGTCAAGGTCGATCTTGCGAACAGCGATGCCGACAGCCTGATGGGATCGCTGGACACGATGCGCTTGCGTCTCACGTCGATTGTCGGCGACATCAAGAAATCGGCCGAATCGATCTCGGTCGCGGCGAGTGAAATCGCGCAAGGCAATACCGATCTGTCACAGCGTACGGAAGAGCAGGCGGCGTCGCTGGAAGAAACGGCGGCGAGCATGGAAGAGCTGACATCGACGGTCCGGCAGAACACCGAAAACGCTCGCCAGGGCAGCACGCTCGCGAGCAATGCGTCGCAGACGGCGACCACGGGCGGCGACGTGGTACGCAAGGTCGTCGCGACGATGGACGACATTTCATCGAGTTCGTCGCGCGTGTCCGAGATCATTTCGGTGATCGAAGGCATTGCGTTCCAGACGAACATTCTCGCGCTCAATGCCGCCGTCGAAGCGGCGCGCGCCGGCGAAGAAGGCCGCGGCTTCGCGGTCGTCGCGGGCGAAGTTCGCACGCTCGCACAACGCAGCGCCGCCGCTGCGAAAGAGATCAAGGCGTTGATCGAAACATCCGCTGCGCACGTGTCGACGGGCTCGACGCTCGTGCACGACGCGGGCGAGACGATGAACGACGTGGTCCGCTCGGTGAAGCGTGTGACGGACATCATGAGCGAAATCGCGGCGGCGTCGACGGAACAGTCGACGGGTATCGAGCAGGTCAATACGGCTGTCGCGCAGATGGATCAGGTGACGCAGCAGAATGCCGCGCTCGTCGAGCAGGCGACGGCGGCCGCGCAGGCAATGGCCGATCAGGCTGCGAGCCTCAAGGCGGCGGTGGCGATGTTCAGGCTCGATGGCGGGCAGCGGGCGACGGACGCGACGCCGTTGCCCGCTCGCGCGGTTGCTGTGAAGAAAGCAGGCGTGCAACGCGAGCCAGCCGGTCAATCAAGGGCAGAAGTCGACTGGCAGACGTTTTGA
- a CDS encoding aldo/keto reductase — translation MQQRELGKSGFKVSAIGLGCMGLSFAYGPATEEQQAIRLLHSALDQGVTFFDTAEAYGPHTNETLLGNALSANRDKVVIATKFGFIDGLPPKGLDSRPETIRAVTEASLKRLKTDRIDLLYQHRVDPAVPIEDVAGTVRDLIKEGKVLHFGLSEAGASTIRRAHAVQPVAAVQSEYSLWWREPEASLLPTLEELGIGFVPFSPLGKGFLTGAIDASTTFDKTDFRNIVPRFTEENRKANAVLVEALGAIADSKGVTRAQIALAWLLAQKPWMAPIPGTTKLARLEENIGAAAIVLSADELARIDTALNGIAIVGDRYPAHLQQRVDR, via the coding sequence ATGCAGCAGCGCGAACTGGGCAAGTCCGGTTTCAAGGTATCCGCCATCGGACTGGGCTGTATGGGACTGAGCTTTGCATACGGCCCCGCGACGGAAGAGCAGCAGGCAATCCGTCTGCTTCACTCGGCGCTCGACCAGGGCGTCACCTTCTTCGACACCGCCGAAGCCTACGGCCCTCACACGAACGAGACCTTGCTTGGCAACGCTCTGTCAGCGAATCGCGACAAGGTCGTCATCGCCACCAAGTTCGGCTTCATCGACGGCCTGCCGCCGAAAGGACTCGACAGCCGGCCGGAAACCATCCGGGCCGTCACCGAAGCATCGCTCAAGCGCTTGAAGACAGACCGCATCGATCTGCTCTACCAGCATCGCGTCGATCCCGCCGTGCCGATCGAAGACGTCGCGGGCACCGTGCGCGATCTCATCAAGGAAGGCAAGGTATTGCATTTCGGTTTGTCGGAGGCAGGCGCCAGCACGATCCGTCGCGCGCACGCCGTGCAACCCGTCGCTGCCGTGCAAAGCGAGTACTCGCTGTGGTGGCGCGAGCCGGAAGCCTCCTTGCTGCCGACGCTCGAAGAACTCGGCATCGGCTTCGTGCCGTTCAGTCCGCTAGGAAAAGGCTTCCTGACAGGCGCCATCGATGCCAGCACGACGTTCGACAAAACCGACTTCCGCAACATCGTGCCGCGATTCACGGAAGAAAACCGCAAGGCCAATGCGGTGCTCGTCGAAGCGCTCGGCGCGATTGCCGATAGCAAAGGCGTGACGCGCGCGCAGATCGCGCTGGCCTGGTTGCTGGCGCAAAAGCCGTGGATGGCGCCGATTCCCGGCACCACGAAGCTGGCTCGTCTCGAAGAAAACATCGGCGCGGCTGCGATCGTGCTGTCGGCGGATGAACTCGCGCGGATCGATACGGCGCTGAACGGTATTGCGATTGTCGGCGACCGTTATCCGGCGCATCTTCAGCAACGCGTCGACCGCTAA
- a CDS encoding aromatic ring-hydroxylating dioxygenase subunit alpha, protein MKLLRNTWYAAAWSRDVGADLSTRELLGEPMLLYRKRDGAPVAMIDRCPHRFAPLSMGKRVGDGIECGYHGLQFDCSGACAKNPHGDGRIPPGARVRSFPAEDRHGLVWIWAGEPSRADASLIPDFSHLVSPRLKTVGDEMTQKAHYELVVDNLMDLSHVNYLHAPYQQVDDFLQAKHDVVQDGGALESRRTVAATRAPQSFRPFLDDPDAPVDYWLNIRWHAPGCCLLETGVVAAGRPREHGLVRIGTHIVTPIGAASTQYLYASSRNYRLDDPDADDETARWQQMGFHEQDKPMIEGVQTRMGERELFSMRPVLLATDAAAIRARRLLAAMIDAETRSDQPAPAAMV, encoded by the coding sequence ATGAAATTGCTGAGGAACACGTGGTACGCCGCGGCGTGGAGCCGCGACGTCGGCGCCGATTTATCCACCCGGGAGCTTCTCGGCGAGCCGATGCTGCTGTACCGCAAACGCGATGGCGCGCCCGTCGCGATGATCGACCGCTGCCCGCATCGATTTGCGCCCCTGTCGATGGGCAAGCGTGTCGGCGACGGCATCGAATGCGGCTATCACGGCTTGCAATTCGACTGCAGCGGCGCCTGCGCGAAGAATCCGCACGGCGACGGCCGCATTCCGCCCGGCGCGCGCGTGCGCAGCTTTCCAGCGGAAGACCGGCATGGCCTCGTGTGGATCTGGGCGGGCGAACCATCGCGCGCCGACGCGAGCCTGATCCCCGATTTCTCGCATCTGGTGTCGCCGCGACTGAAGACCGTCGGCGACGAGATGACGCAGAAGGCGCACTACGAACTGGTCGTCGATAATCTGATGGACCTCTCGCATGTGAACTATCTGCATGCGCCGTATCAGCAGGTCGATGATTTTCTTCAGGCGAAACACGACGTCGTGCAGGATGGCGGTGCGCTGGAAAGTCGGCGCACGGTGGCCGCCACGCGCGCGCCGCAATCGTTTCGCCCGTTTCTCGACGATCCCGATGCGCCCGTGGACTACTGGCTGAACATACGCTGGCACGCGCCGGGCTGCTGCCTGCTGGAGACGGGCGTGGTAGCTGCCGGCAGGCCGCGCGAGCATGGCCTCGTGCGGATCGGCACGCACATCGTGACGCCGATCGGCGCGGCGTCGACGCAGTATCTGTACGCGAGTTCGCGCAACTACCGTCTCGACGATCCTGACGCTGACGACGAAACGGCACGCTGGCAGCAAATGGGCTTTCACGAACAGGACAAGCCGATGATCGAAGGCGTGCAGACGCGCATGGGCGAGCGCGAGCTGTTCTCGATGCGCCCTGTGCTGCTCGCCACCGACGCCGCCGCGATTCGCGCAAGGCGTCTGCTGGCCGCGATGATCGACGCCGAGACGCGTAGCGATCAGCCCGCGCCTGCAGCGATGGTGTGA
- a CDS encoding PDR/VanB family oxidoreductase, which yields MKTGIRRIEEVADGIRMFELAPLDGTPLPHYTPGAHIDVHLPAGLVRQYSLCGRPQQSDAYVIAVQNDAASRGGSRAMHALQVGDTLRIEGPRNHFPLAHDARHSVLLAGGIGITPLLSMAERLAQTQASFELHYCVRNRKRAAFLDRLDALDLRGRCTLYTDDAPADARMDFARVVRDPPPGSHLYVCGPSGFMDHALDAAKQAGWVDSHLHREYFSAPTADTRDNTPTAHAFTVRLARSGKVVRVSERETVVQALAAHGVRIETSCEQGVCGTCLTRVLAGDPEHRDLYLTDDERARNDQFLPCCSRSRSDELVLDL from the coding sequence ATGAAAACAGGTATCAGAAGGATCGAAGAGGTTGCGGACGGCATTCGCATGTTCGAACTCGCGCCGCTCGACGGCACGCCGCTGCCGCACTACACGCCGGGCGCGCACATCGACGTGCATCTGCCGGCAGGTCTCGTTCGACAGTACTCGCTCTGCGGGCGTCCACAACAAAGCGACGCATACGTGATCGCGGTGCAGAACGACGCGGCATCGCGCGGCGGCTCCCGCGCGATGCACGCCTTGCAGGTGGGCGACACGTTGCGTATCGAAGGGCCGCGCAATCATTTTCCGCTCGCGCACGATGCGCGGCATTCGGTGCTGCTCGCCGGCGGCATCGGCATTACGCCGCTGCTGAGCATGGCCGAGCGGCTCGCGCAGACGCAGGCTTCGTTCGAGTTGCACTACTGCGTGCGCAATCGCAAGCGCGCGGCCTTTCTCGACCGGCTCGATGCGCTGGATCTGCGAGGCCGTTGCACGCTCTACACCGACGATGCACCCGCCGATGCGCGAATGGACTTTGCACGCGTCGTGCGCGATCCGCCGCCTGGTTCGCATCTGTATGTGTGCGGCCCGTCTGGCTTCATGGACCATGCGCTCGATGCCGCGAAACAGGCTGGCTGGGTGGACAGCCATTTGCATCGCGAGTACTTCAGCGCGCCCACAGCCGACACCCGCGATAACACGCCTACGGCACACGCGTTCACCGTACGGCTGGCGCGCAGCGGCAAAGTGGTGCGCGTGAGCGAACGGGAAACGGTGGTGCAGGCGCTGGCCGCGCACGGCGTGCGCATCGAGACGTCGTGCGAGCAGGGTGTCTGCGGCACGTGTCTCACACGCGTGCTGGCGGGCGACCCCGAACATCGCGACCTGTATCTGACGGACGACGAGCGCGCCCGCAACGACCAGTTCCTGCCATGCTGCTCGCGTTCGCGATCGGACGAACTCGTTCTCGATCTCTGA
- a CDS encoding MFS transporter, with protein sequence MQSTATPGAAAALIDGRPLSAYQRLILVLCGSVIFLDGLDTQSISVATKAMAHALDVPLASFGAVFSVLQLGGLIGTFVFGYLADRVGRRPLVIAAALLIGALTLGTASVQTYTQLLIVRFLGGIGLGGIFPCVLALGAEYVHSRSRGLAVAVLFANYSLGAAVGAVVNGYVLAHFGWRAVYVVGGALSIAAALAIVAWLPESPHFLISRGKMHKLRAVFKRLFPNEVIDVEQLRLNAATGAGQTARKGVPVREIFSEGRAGITLLLLGILMLSYATIKVMTVWLTPLLQTAGISIVHTSYVLASLDIGSMLGLGFAGYLVSRFGPTRSLLPALLVLAVTTVVVAFEVTRFAALLPSGFVIGFTGGIGQSAPLALFALIFPTRVRSTALGLGGAAGQIGKIGSPMLVGAVLANGWKPDTILFAVALLPAIGVLLMLLVRLSRRYAVASVSQSA encoded by the coding sequence ATGCAATCGACCGCAACGCCTGGCGCTGCCGCCGCGCTGATCGACGGCCGGCCGCTCTCGGCCTATCAGCGGCTGATCCTCGTGTTATGTGGATCAGTCATCTTCCTCGATGGTCTCGACACGCAGTCCATCAGCGTTGCCACGAAAGCGATGGCCCACGCGCTCGACGTGCCGCTCGCGAGTTTCGGCGCGGTGTTCTCGGTATTGCAACTGGGCGGATTGATCGGCACCTTTGTGTTCGGCTATCTCGCCGACCGCGTCGGACGCCGGCCACTCGTGATCGCCGCCGCATTGCTGATCGGCGCGCTCACGCTGGGAACGGCGTCCGTGCAGACCTATACGCAACTGCTGATCGTGCGCTTTCTCGGTGGCATTGGCCTTGGCGGCATCTTTCCCTGTGTGCTGGCGCTCGGCGCGGAATACGTGCATAGCCGCTCCAGAGGTCTCGCGGTCGCGGTGCTGTTTGCCAACTATTCGCTCGGCGCGGCAGTGGGCGCAGTCGTCAACGGTTATGTGCTCGCGCATTTCGGGTGGCGTGCGGTGTATGTGGTGGGCGGCGCGCTGTCGATCGCCGCGGCGCTCGCGATCGTTGCGTGGTTGCCGGAGTCGCCGCATTTCCTGATTTCGCGCGGCAAGATGCACAAGCTGCGTGCCGTGTTCAAGCGGCTCTTTCCGAACGAGGTCATCGACGTCGAGCAGTTGCGGTTGAATGCGGCGACAGGCGCAGGTCAGACGGCGCGCAAAGGCGTGCCCGTGCGGGAAATATTCAGCGAAGGCCGAGCGGGCATCACGTTGCTGCTGCTGGGCATCCTGATGCTGAGTTACGCGACCATCAAGGTGATGACCGTATGGCTCACACCGCTCCTGCAGACAGCGGGTATTTCGATCGTGCACACCTCGTATGTGCTCGCGAGCCTCGATATCGGTTCGATGCTCGGACTCGGGTTTGCCGGATACCTGGTGAGCCGCTTCGGTCCGACACGTTCGCTGTTGCCCGCGTTGCTCGTGCTCGCCGTGACGACGGTGGTCGTGGCATTCGAGGTCACTCGCTTCGCCGCGCTGCTGCCGAGCGGTTTCGTGATCGGCTTTACGGGCGGTATCGGACAGTCCGCGCCGCTCGCGTTGTTCGCGCTGATCTTTCCGACGCGAGTGCGTTCCACGGCGCTCGGCCTCGGCGGCGCGGCGGGACAGATCGGCAAGATCGGCTCGCCGATGCTGGTGGGCGCGGTGCTCGCGAACGGCTGGAAGCCGGACACGATTCTCTTTGCTGTCGCACTGCTGCCTGCTATCGGCGTGCTGCTGATGCTGCTCGTGAGGCTGTCGCGCCGCTACGCGGTGGCGAGCGTGAGCCAGAGCGCCTGA
- a CDS encoding LysR family transcriptional regulator yields MDKIHSLRVFSRVVETGSFTAVANVLDSNVARVSRAVSELEDDLRVRLFHRTTRRITLTDAGARYYERCQQILADLDYADAEAGNAMNEPHGTLRVHAMPGLGQTHLAACIVGYQARYSNIEIELVLSSTMPRLVEEQFDVSVVTAQTLPDSGYVSQVTGTSYSMLVAAPSYLEKHAPLHSPDDLDGHAFVRLQSPASPTDGWQLEGADGDVLLNASAARYRINDPEALRVALRAGAGIGALAVYSAIDDLRAGTLVRVLPQFQLPTRNVYSVYASRRYVDAKIRTFVDFLKDDLSKRLAAQEATLVS; encoded by the coding sequence ATGGACAAGATTCACAGCCTGCGCGTCTTTTCGCGGGTCGTCGAAACCGGCAGTTTCACTGCCGTAGCCAATGTACTCGACAGCAACGTGGCGCGCGTCTCGCGTGCCGTTTCGGAACTCGAAGACGATTTGCGCGTACGGCTCTTTCATCGCACGACGCGACGCATCACGCTCACCGATGCAGGCGCGCGCTATTACGAGCGATGCCAGCAGATTCTCGCCGACCTCGACTACGCCGACGCCGAAGCCGGCAACGCGATGAACGAGCCGCACGGCACGCTGCGCGTGCACGCGATGCCGGGCCTTGGACAAACTCATCTCGCCGCATGCATCGTCGGCTATCAGGCGCGCTATTCGAACATCGAGATCGAACTCGTGCTGTCGTCGACGATGCCGCGGCTCGTCGAGGAACAGTTCGACGTGTCCGTCGTGACGGCGCAGACGCTACCCGATTCGGGTTACGTCAGCCAGGTGACGGGCACCAGCTACAGCATGCTGGTCGCCGCGCCGTCGTATCTGGAGAAGCATGCGCCTTTGCACTCGCCGGACGATCTGGACGGTCACGCATTCGTGCGGCTGCAGTCGCCCGCCTCGCCGACAGATGGATGGCAACTCGAAGGCGCGGACGGCGACGTGCTGCTGAATGCGTCGGCGGCCCGCTACCGGATCAACGATCCTGAAGCGTTGCGCGTGGCGCTGCGGGCCGGCGCGGGCATCGGCGCGCTCGCGGTCTATTCGGCGATCGACGATCTTCGCGCGGGCACGCTGGTTCGCGTCCTGCCGCAATTCCAGCTGCCGACGCGCAATGTCTATTCCGTCTACGCGTCGCGCCGCTATGTCGATGCGAAGATCCGTACGTTCGTCGACTTCCTCAAGGACGATCTCAGCAAGCGGCTCGCGGCCCAGGAAGCCACATTGGTTTCGTGA
- a CDS encoding nucleoside deaminase — MTPQQRYLAEAIELAYRNVESGGRPFGAVIVKDGEVVATGVNEILHTNDPTSHAELNAIRAASQKLGSPNLAGCTVYASGHPCPMCLAAMRMAGIGEVFYAYSNEDGAPYGLSTAAVYADLAKPFAEQTIKIRYEPVRLEAHADLYADWKQRQGAQ, encoded by the coding sequence ATGACCCCGCAACAACGTTACCTGGCTGAGGCCATCGAACTTGCTTACCGCAATGTCGAAAGCGGCGGCCGGCCGTTCGGCGCCGTGATCGTCAAGGATGGCGAAGTCGTCGCAACCGGCGTGAACGAAATTCTGCACACCAACGATCCGACTTCGCATGCGGAGTTGAACGCGATCCGCGCGGCGAGCCAGAAACTCGGCTCGCCGAATCTCGCGGGCTGCACGGTATATGCAAGCGGTCATCCGTGTCCGATGTGTCTTGCCGCGATGCGGATGGCGGGCATCGGTGAAGTGTTTTACGCGTACTCCAACGAGGATGGCGCGCCTTATGGGCTATCGACAGCGGCTGTGTACGCCGATCTGGCGAAGCCGTTTGCGGAGCAGACTATCAAGATCCGTTATGAGCCGGTTCGGCTGGAGGCGCATGCGGATCTTTACGCTGACTGGAAGCAGCGCCAGGGCGCACAGTAA
- a CDS encoding epoxide hydrolase family protein, which produces MQNDILPQVPSRRRFIGVAAAAVAAGSLSQFAFAQTSQGITEITPATGGDKMAIRKLRVHVPESQLTDLRRRIKATRWPERETVTDASQGVQLATMQKLATYWSTNYDWRKVEARLNALPQYVTEIDGLDIHFIHVRSKQKDALPMIITHGWPGSIIEQMKVIDPLTNPTAHGGNASDAFDVVIPSLPGYGFSGKPTATGWDPARIARAWVVLMQRLGYTRYVAQGGDWGNAVTEQMALLTPPGLIGIHTNMPATVPDDIANALKYGNPPPAGLSPDEQHAFDQLDYFYKHGLGYAQEMAGRPQTLYGIEDSPIGLAAWMLDHDAASQAMIARVFDGQSEGLSRDDVLDNVTLYWVTNTGISSARLYWENKLNFFAPKHVTLPVAVSVFPDEIYSAPKSWTEKAYPKLIHYNRLPKGGHFAAWEQPQAFTDEVRVSFRSLR; this is translated from the coding sequence ATGCAAAACGATATCCTTCCTCAAGTCCCGTCGCGTCGCCGCTTCATCGGCGTGGCCGCTGCCGCGGTTGCCGCAGGTTCGTTGAGTCAATTCGCGTTTGCGCAAACCAGTCAGGGCATCACTGAAATCACGCCCGCCACAGGCGGCGACAAGATGGCCATTCGCAAGCTTCGCGTGCACGTGCCGGAGTCGCAGTTGACGGATTTGCGCAGACGCATCAAGGCAACCAGATGGCCCGAGCGCGAGACTGTCACCGATGCCTCACAGGGCGTGCAACTCGCGACGATGCAAAAGCTCGCCACTTACTGGTCGACCAACTACGACTGGCGCAAGGTAGAAGCAAGACTGAATGCGCTGCCGCAATACGTCACGGAAATCGACGGGCTGGATATTCACTTCATCCACGTACGCTCGAAGCAGAAAGACGCGTTGCCGATGATCATCACCCATGGATGGCCTGGCTCGATCATCGAGCAGATGAAGGTGATCGATCCTCTGACCAATCCGACAGCGCACGGCGGCAATGCATCGGATGCGTTCGATGTCGTGATTCCCTCGCTTCCTGGCTACGGTTTCTCAGGCAAGCCGACGGCGACGGGTTGGGACCCGGCCCGCATTGCACGCGCGTGGGTGGTGTTGATGCAGCGTCTCGGCTACACGCGCTACGTCGCGCAAGGCGGGGATTGGGGCAATGCCGTCACCGAGCAGATGGCGCTGCTCACGCCGCCCGGACTGATCGGCATTCATACGAACATGCCCGCCACCGTGCCCGACGACATCGCGAATGCGCTCAAGTACGGCAACCCGCCGCCCGCCGGTCTGTCGCCCGACGAACAGCACGCATTCGATCAACTCGACTACTTCTACAAGCACGGCTTGGGCTACGCGCAAGAAATGGCGGGTCGGCCGCAAACGCTGTATGGCATCGAAGATTCGCCGATCGGTCTTGCCGCGTGGATGCTCGATCACGACGCCGCGAGTCAGGCGATGATTGCGCGCGTGTTCGACGGTCAATCGGAAGGGCTGTCGCGCGACGATGTACTCGATAACGTCACGCTGTATTGGGTGACGAATACGGGCATCTCGTCGGCGCGTCTCTATTGGGAGAACAAGCTCAACTTCTTTGCACCGAAGCACGTCACGCTTCCCGTCGCGGTCAGCGTGTTCCCGGATGAAATCTACTCGGCGCCAAAGAGCTGGACTGAAAAGGCGTATCCGAAGCTGATCCACTACAACCGTCTGCCGAAAGGCGGCCACTTTGCAGCGTGGGAACAACCGCAAGCGTTCACGGACGAAGTGCGCGTGAGCTTCCGCTCGCTGCGCTGA
- a CDS encoding GFA family protein, with amino-acid sequence MSHKGSCHCGRIAFEVEGEPTGVMACNCSICQRKGALMWFVPFEHLHLTTPEQNASTYTFNKHVIRHRFCPNCGMHPYGEGTAPDGRPMAAINVRCLEDIDIDALPVTHFDGRSH; translated from the coding sequence ATGTCGCACAAAGGAAGCTGTCATTGCGGACGCATCGCGTTCGAGGTCGAAGGCGAGCCGACGGGCGTCATGGCGTGCAACTGTTCGATATGCCAGCGCAAGGGCGCGCTGATGTGGTTCGTCCCTTTCGAGCATCTCCATCTCACGACACCCGAGCAGAACGCCAGCACGTACACCTTCAACAAGCACGTGATCCGTCACCGCTTCTGCCCCAATTGCGGCATGCATCCGTACGGCGAAGGCACTGCGCCCGACGGCCGTCCGATGGCGGCCATCAACGTGCGCTGTCTCGAGGATATCGACATCGACGCATTGCCCGTCACGCACTTCGACGGCCGGTCGCACTAA
- a CDS encoding LysR family transcriptional regulator has translation MPRPGLSELSAFVSIAQHRSFSAAARAMGVTPSALSHAMRALEGRLNVRLFTRTTRSMALTEAGEQLLRRVSPAIRDLEDAVDEATSGQHRPSGSIRINCSENGAKEVIQQVLPAFLEKYPEIQVEFVVDTRLVDIVAGGFDAGIRVMEDVPRDMIAIRFGPEMRFCAVASPEYIERHGRPQNPNDLLDHRCIRFRFESGALFRWDLEHRGRRVSLDVGGSVTLGNLNLMVWAALSGIGIAWVPETLVSELLAAGVLIDLLPAAGPSFGQWCLYYPANRHTPPALHLFANAVREWSREQSEQIPNPA, from the coding sequence ATGCCGCGTCCTGGTCTGTCGGAACTATCGGCCTTCGTTTCCATTGCGCAGCACCGCAGCTTCAGTGCCGCTGCGCGCGCAATGGGTGTGACGCCATCCGCGCTGAGTCACGCCATGCGCGCGCTGGAGGGACGTCTGAACGTACGGCTCTTTACGCGCACGACGCGATCGATGGCGCTGACCGAGGCTGGCGAGCAACTGCTGCGCCGCGTGAGTCCCGCGATTCGCGACCTCGAAGACGCGGTGGATGAGGCCACGTCGGGGCAGCACCGGCCCTCGGGATCGATTCGTATCAATTGCTCGGAGAATGGCGCGAAAGAAGTGATCCAACAGGTGCTGCCGGCATTTCTCGAGAAATATCCCGAGATTCAAGTGGAGTTCGTGGTGGATACGCGGCTCGTCGATATCGTCGCGGGTGGCTTCGATGCGGGTATTCGCGTGATGGAAGACGTGCCGCGGGACATGATCGCGATCCGCTTCGGACCGGAGATGCGCTTTTGCGCGGTCGCTTCACCGGAGTACATCGAGCGGCATGGGCGGCCGCAGAATCCGAATGATTTACTCGATCACCGCTGCATCCGTTTTCGCTTCGAAAGCGGCGCGCTGTTCCGCTGGGATCTCGAACATCGCGGCCGACGTGTATCACTCGATGTCGGCGGGTCAGTCACACTCGGCAACCTGAATCTGATGGTGTGGGCCGCGCTGTCGGGCATCGGCATAGCGTGGGTGCCCGAGACGCTCGTGAGCGAGCTGCTTGCAGCAGGCGTGCTGATCGACTTGCTGCCGGCGGCGGGGCCGTCGTTCGGGCAATGGTGCCTCTATTACCCGGCGAACCGGCACACGCCGCCCGCGCTGCACCTGTTCGCGAACGCGGTGCGCGAATGGTCGCGCGAGCAAAGTGAGCAGATACCCAATCCCGCCTGA